The following are encoded together in the Tripterygium wilfordii isolate XIE 37 chromosome 3, ASM1340144v1, whole genome shotgun sequence genome:
- the LOC119995194 gene encoding inositol oxygenase 1 isoform X1, producing the protein MTILVDDPAFGVEIEEKKVACEESELVLDAGFAVPDSNAFGHTFRIMPIGRVARVQSRRRRFNSWKSFSTSHVGVRESERRDLVEGFYRVNHINQTYDFVKRMREEYGKLNRVEMSIWECCELLNEFVDESDPDLDEPQTEHLLQTAEAIRKDYPNEDWLHLTGLIHDLGKVLLHPAFGELPQWAVVGDTYPVGCAFDGSIVHHKYFKENPDYNNPAYNTKYGVYSEGCGLDNVLMSFGHDDYMYLVAKDNKTTLPSAGLFIMRYHSFYALHRAGAYRHLMNEEDVENLKWLKTFNKYDLYSKSKVRIDVEEVKPYYLSLIEKYFPAKLRW; encoded by the exons ATGACTATCCTCGTCGACGATCCTGCATTTG GAGTTGAAATTGAGGAGAAGAAGGTCGCATGCGAGGAGAGTGAGCTGGTGTTGGACGCCGGATTTGCAGTGCCAGACTCCAATGCCTTCGGTCACACTTTTAG GATTATGCCcattggtagagttgcaagggtgcaatcTAGACGTCGtcggttcaattcctggaaaagCTTCTCCACGTCTCATGTGGGGGTAAGGG AGAGTGAGAGGCGTGACCTCGTTGAGGGTTTCTACCGAGTCAATCACATTAACCAGACCTATGACTTT gTGAAGAGGATGAGAGAGGAGTATGGGAAATTGAATAGGGTGGAAATGAGcatttgggaatgctgtgagctTCTCAATGAATTTGTTGATGAGAGTGATCCTGATTTGGATGAACCCCAGACTGAGCACTTGCTTCAGACAGCTGAGGCCATTAGAAAAGACTACCCCAACGAAGACTGGCTACATTTGACTGGCCTTATCCATG ATCTTGGAAAAGTTCTTCTTCATCCTGCTTTTGGCGAACTTCCACAATGGGCCGTTGTAG GTGACACATATCCTGTTGGGTGCGCCTTTGATGGGTCAATTGTTCACCACAAG TACTTCAAGGAAAATCCAGACTACAATAACCCTGCTTATAACACAAAATATGGAGTGTATTCTGAGGGTTGCGGACTTGACAATGTGCTGATGTCTTTCGGTCACGATGACTACATGTACTTG GTTGCCAAGGATAACAAGACCACTCTTCCTTCAGCGGGACTTTTTATTATGCGATATCATTCCTTTTATG CTTTACATAGGGCAGGAGCTTATAGGCACTTGATGAATGAAGAAGATGTTGAGAATCTCAAGTGGCTGAAAACATTCAA CAAGTACGATCTTTATAGCAAGAGCAAAGTCCGAATTGATGTTGAGGAAGTGAAGCCTTATTACCTTTCCCTCATCGAAAAG TACTTCCCAGCAAAGCTAAGATGGTGA
- the LOC119995194 gene encoding inositol oxygenase 1 isoform X2, translating into MTILVDDPAFGVEIEEKKVACEESELVLDAGFAVPDSNAFGHTFRDYDAESERRDLVEGFYRVNHINQTYDFVKRMREEYGKLNRVEMSIWECCELLNEFVDESDPDLDEPQTEHLLQTAEAIRKDYPNEDWLHLTGLIHDLGKVLLHPAFGELPQWAVVGDTYPVGCAFDGSIVHHKYFKENPDYNNPAYNTKYGVYSEGCGLDNVLMSFGHDDYMYLVAKDNKTTLPSAGLFIMRYHSFYALHRAGAYRHLMNEEDVENLKWLKTFNKYDLYSKSKVRIDVEEVKPYYLSLIEKYFPAKLRW; encoded by the exons ATGACTATCCTCGTCGACGATCCTGCATTTG GAGTTGAAATTGAGGAGAAGAAGGTCGCATGCGAGGAGAGTGAGCTGGTGTTGGACGCCGGATTTGCAGTGCCAGACTCCAATGCCTTCGGTCACACTTTTAG GGATTATGATGCAGAGAGTGAGAGGCGTGACCTCGTTGAGGGTTTCTACCGAGTCAATCACATTAACCAGACCTATGACTTT gTGAAGAGGATGAGAGAGGAGTATGGGAAATTGAATAGGGTGGAAATGAGcatttgggaatgctgtgagctTCTCAATGAATTTGTTGATGAGAGTGATCCTGATTTGGATGAACCCCAGACTGAGCACTTGCTTCAGACAGCTGAGGCCATTAGAAAAGACTACCCCAACGAAGACTGGCTACATTTGACTGGCCTTATCCATG ATCTTGGAAAAGTTCTTCTTCATCCTGCTTTTGGCGAACTTCCACAATGGGCCGTTGTAG GTGACACATATCCTGTTGGGTGCGCCTTTGATGGGTCAATTGTTCACCACAAG TACTTCAAGGAAAATCCAGACTACAATAACCCTGCTTATAACACAAAATATGGAGTGTATTCTGAGGGTTGCGGACTTGACAATGTGCTGATGTCTTTCGGTCACGATGACTACATGTACTTG GTTGCCAAGGATAACAAGACCACTCTTCCTTCAGCGGGACTTTTTATTATGCGATATCATTCCTTTTATG CTTTACATAGGGCAGGAGCTTATAGGCACTTGATGAATGAAGAAGATGTTGAGAATCTCAAGTGGCTGAAAACATTCAA CAAGTACGATCTTTATAGCAAGAGCAAAGTCCGAATTGATGTTGAGGAAGTGAAGCCTTATTACCTTTCCCTCATCGAAAAG TACTTCCCAGCAAAGCTAAGATGGTGA
- the LOC119995194 gene encoding inositol oxygenase 1 isoform X3: MPIGRVARVQSRRRRFNSWKSFSTSHVGVRESERRDLVEGFYRVNHINQTYDFVKRMREEYGKLNRVEMSIWECCELLNEFVDESDPDLDEPQTEHLLQTAEAIRKDYPNEDWLHLTGLIHDLGKVLLHPAFGELPQWAVVGDTYPVGCAFDGSIVHHKYFKENPDYNNPAYNTKYGVYSEGCGLDNVLMSFGHDDYMYLVAKDNKTTLPSAGLFIMRYHSFYALHRAGAYRHLMNEEDVENLKWLKTFNKYDLYSKSKVRIDVEEVKPYYLSLIEKYFPAKLRW; this comes from the exons ATGCCcattggtagagttgcaagggtgcaatcTAGACGTCGtcggttcaattcctggaaaagCTTCTCCACGTCTCATGTGGGGGTAAGGG AGAGTGAGAGGCGTGACCTCGTTGAGGGTTTCTACCGAGTCAATCACATTAACCAGACCTATGACTTT gTGAAGAGGATGAGAGAGGAGTATGGGAAATTGAATAGGGTGGAAATGAGcatttgggaatgctgtgagctTCTCAATGAATTTGTTGATGAGAGTGATCCTGATTTGGATGAACCCCAGACTGAGCACTTGCTTCAGACAGCTGAGGCCATTAGAAAAGACTACCCCAACGAAGACTGGCTACATTTGACTGGCCTTATCCATG ATCTTGGAAAAGTTCTTCTTCATCCTGCTTTTGGCGAACTTCCACAATGGGCCGTTGTAG GTGACACATATCCTGTTGGGTGCGCCTTTGATGGGTCAATTGTTCACCACAAG TACTTCAAGGAAAATCCAGACTACAATAACCCTGCTTATAACACAAAATATGGAGTGTATTCTGAGGGTTGCGGACTTGACAATGTGCTGATGTCTTTCGGTCACGATGACTACATGTACTTG GTTGCCAAGGATAACAAGACCACTCTTCCTTCAGCGGGACTTTTTATTATGCGATATCATTCCTTTTATG CTTTACATAGGGCAGGAGCTTATAGGCACTTGATGAATGAAGAAGATGTTGAGAATCTCAAGTGGCTGAAAACATTCAA CAAGTACGATCTTTATAGCAAGAGCAAAGTCCGAATTGATGTTGAGGAAGTGAAGCCTTATTACCTTTCCCTCATCGAAAAG TACTTCCCAGCAAAGCTAAGATGGTGA